GTTGATATTGAAGAGGCTACTAGACAAAATGAAACTTATCGTACAGCTTTATGGACAGGCGACAACTTACAAGTAACTTTGATGAGTATTGATGTTGGGGATGATATAGGTTTAGAAGTTCACCCAGACGGGGATCAATTCATACGTATTGAACAAGGTGAAGGACTTGTTAGAATGGGAGACAGTAAAGATAAATTGGATTTTCAAAAAAGAGTTTATGATGATTATGCCATTATGATACCTGCGGGTAAATGGCACAATGTAATCAACACTGGCGATGAACCTCTTAAGTTATATGCTATCTATGCACCACCTGAG
The window above is part of the Vallitalea guaymasensis genome. Proteins encoded here:
- a CDS encoding cupin domain-containing protein; amino-acid sequence: MYHYYKEYPCPYCVDIPIYDPYDMFYDKYPYPYWDDSPIYASELGFIELRDYGPEPYVVDIEEATRQNETYRTALWTGDNLQVTLMSIDVGDDIGLEVHPDGDQFIRIEQGEGLVRMGDSKDKLDFQKRVYDDYAIMIPAGKWHNVINTGDEPLKLYAIYAPPEHPFGTVHETKEDAEADENHS